One window from the genome of Synechococcus sp. PROS-7-1 encodes:
- a CDS encoding sensor histidine kinase KdpD, whose translation MSRTIFKRVRRPWSIARRFFLISFLMILAQAQVSTAISDGLFSYFLTSFLEDKMSRQLSRTSNVVTKRLDSFSVERAFNCCTLNDYQFLLRGLTFEDGKTAWIYGSAGLQAASGAGLYYSHQDLLDWSNQVIAEDDGFLIVNRDGNQAIALKAVKLPGGEQSGFYIYLRPVYSMPLLVIIGRIKFWSEIVLMLVLAVLMLGCLRLIFRPVRAIQRDLAAVELNELDSAFLDTNSQPSEFLPLLQEFNHMVERLRLASSRQKQFASTISHEFRTPLTVISGFIQSVLNRETMLSSSSIESLEVANRESLRINRMLSDLLDLIRAESNQLQILRESFESMASANEVVKLARKAYPARKIVLESELSASLLAIGDSDRLIQCLSNLIENAVKYSDSDSEVVLRINATAEKVIFNVVDHGQGIPEDQHQLIFDRFKRAQGVNLRRGESSSGLGLSIVKMFVLGMGGEVSVQSTVGKGSCFSIALNRANSPG comes from the coding sequence ATGTCACGAACTATTTTTAAGCGAGTCCGTCGTCCTTGGTCGATTGCTAGGCGATTCTTCCTGATCAGCTTTTTAATGATACTTGCGCAAGCACAGGTCAGTACTGCTATTTCCGACGGGCTCTTCTCGTATTTTTTGACAAGTTTTCTTGAAGACAAAATGTCTCGGCAGCTGAGCCGAACCTCCAACGTAGTCACGAAGCGCCTCGATAGTTTTTCTGTAGAACGTGCTTTTAATTGTTGTACTTTGAATGACTACCAGTTTCTGTTGCGCGGTCTCACTTTTGAAGATGGTAAAACAGCTTGGATCTATGGTTCTGCTGGCCTTCAGGCTGCTTCCGGAGCTGGTCTTTATTATTCCCACCAGGATTTGCTTGACTGGTCAAATCAAGTCATCGCTGAAGATGATGGCTTTTTAATTGTTAATCGCGACGGGAATCAGGCGATTGCACTCAAAGCAGTGAAGTTGCCGGGTGGTGAGCAGTCAGGATTCTATATCTATCTGCGTCCTGTGTATTCAATGCCTTTGCTCGTGATTATTGGTCGTATCAAGTTTTGGTCTGAAATTGTTTTGATGCTTGTGCTTGCCGTCTTAATGCTTGGTTGTCTGCGATTGATCTTTCGGCCTGTGCGTGCGATCCAGCGTGATCTTGCAGCTGTTGAACTGAATGAGCTCGACTCCGCGTTTCTCGATACAAACTCTCAGCCGTCTGAATTTCTTCCTCTACTTCAGGAGTTTAATCATATGGTTGAACGCTTGAGGCTGGCCTCTTCACGGCAGAAGCAATTTGCTTCAACAATATCTCATGAATTTCGTACGCCATTGACGGTCATATCAGGTTTTATTCAATCGGTTTTAAATCGTGAGACGATGTTGAGCTCTTCGTCGATTGAGTCCCTTGAAGTTGCCAATCGTGAGTCACTGCGCATCAATCGAATGTTAAGTGATCTGCTTGATTTGATTCGCGCTGAGAGTAATCAGCTCCAGATTCTCCGCGAATCTTTTGAGAGTATGGCCAGCGCCAATGAGGTCGTCAAACTGGCTAGAAAAGCTTATCCAGCTCGTAAGATCGTTCTGGAAAGTGAACTGTCAGCCTCTTTGCTTGCGATTGGTGACTCTGATCGTTTGATTCAATGTTTGAGCAACCTAATAGAGAATGCGGTCAAATATTCGGACTCAGACAGCGAGGTCGTGTTGAGGATCAATGCGACTGCCGAAAAGGTGATCTTCAATGTTGTTGATCATGGCCAGGGTATTCCTGAAGACCAGCATCAGCTTATTTTCGATCGATTCAAGCGTGCGCAGGGAGTGAATCTCCGGCGTGGCGAAAGTAGTTCTGGCCTTGGCTTATCGATTGTGAAAATGTTCGTGTTGGGAATGGGAGGCGAGGTGTCCGTTCAGTCAACTGTCGGGAAGGGCAGCTGCTTCAGTATCGCGCTCAACCGAGCGAATTCACCGGGCTGA
- a CDS encoding PhnD/SsuA/transferrin family substrate-binding protein translates to MLNSRIKAGLSTVAALMLMGCVRSPVSTTSESSSEQPQVDLRISEEPYQSQDRINRRMSVVTGYLKKATGLNIEYVPAINYAHSHAMLQRGLIDVLNVGVYGGHRLRQIMPSVEPLVVQKKSFRMVLLGRHRMLRSMSLSGPMKLNQLVGMRVGFGSRHSGAAFLQPLLEMKTQGFDYELIGGCLHEPMQDNLADLVAEGMVDFAFVASFGGDPLQQVPESLRSEVGVVWTSSLRRNDYFAAAGKGITPQVMDKLDQVRDALVALNPSTQNGKLVLDQWGYLGFELPSERFPDRIHSEIDQLLDETISLPSC, encoded by the coding sequence GTGCTGAACAGCAGAATAAAGGCTGGACTCAGCACCGTTGCTGCTCTAATGCTGATGGGCTGCGTGCGTTCACCAGTCTCAACGACATCTGAGTCATCCTCTGAACAGCCTCAAGTCGACCTTCGTATATCAGAGGAGCCCTACCAATCGCAGGATCGAATCAACCGGCGAATGTCTGTTGTTACAGGCTATCTGAAGAAAGCAACTGGGCTTAACATTGAGTATGTGCCAGCTATTAATTACGCACATAGTCATGCAATGTTGCAGCGGGGTTTGATTGATGTTCTTAATGTAGGGGTTTATGGGGGACATCGATTACGCCAAATCATGCCCAGTGTGGAGCCACTTGTCGTTCAGAAAAAGTCGTTTCGAATGGTTTTGTTGGGTCGTCATCGCATGTTGAGGTCGATGTCTCTTTCTGGTCCAATGAAGCTCAATCAACTGGTTGGAATGCGAGTTGGGTTTGGGAGTCGTCATTCGGGAGCAGCTTTTCTGCAGCCATTACTGGAAATGAAGACTCAGGGTTTCGATTACGAATTGATCGGAGGATGTTTGCATGAGCCAATGCAGGATAATCTCGCTGATCTTGTTGCCGAAGGAATGGTTGATTTTGCGTTTGTTGCAAGTTTTGGTGGAGATCCTCTGCAACAGGTTCCGGAGAGTCTTCGATCTGAGGTCGGTGTGGTTTGGACCAGTTCTTTGCGTCGTAATGATTATTTTGCCGCTGCAGGAAAGGGAATTACCCCTCAAGTTATGGACAAGCTAGATCAAGTCCGTGATGCCCTTGTTGCATTGAATCCATCTACACAAAACGGGAAACTGGTTCTGGATCAATGGGGCTACCTTGGCTTCGAATTGCCGAGCGAGCGGTTTCCAGATCGCATTCATAGTGAGATTGATCAGTTGCTGGATGAAACCATATCGCTTCCCTCGTGCTGA
- a CDS encoding response regulator transcription factor translates to MESHQTQILIADDEANILMLLNMELEAEGYSVLACDDGSKALAQIRESRPALALLDWNMPMITGLDVCRRLRETGNQLPVIMITARDEMDDRIAALEAGADDFIAKPFNIREVLARVKALLRRSSTASADHLNFGDLQLNGPERCCTYAGTPLNLTVREFDLLECFMRNPRQALSRPQLIQHVWGEDYFGDDNVVDVYVRYLRKKLEDVVPERIIQTIRGIGFALRLEA, encoded by the coding sequence ATGGAAAGCCATCAAACTCAAATTCTGATTGCAGATGATGAAGCAAACATCCTGATGCTTTTAAACATGGAGCTTGAGGCCGAAGGGTACAGCGTGCTTGCTTGCGACGACGGATCGAAGGCACTGGCGCAAATCCGTGAATCACGACCGGCACTCGCTCTGCTGGATTGGAACATGCCAATGATTACGGGCCTTGACGTCTGCAGACGGTTGCGGGAGACAGGCAATCAACTTCCGGTGATCATGATCACAGCCCGCGATGAAATGGACGATCGCATTGCTGCTCTGGAGGCTGGTGCTGACGATTTCATTGCCAAACCCTTCAACATCCGCGAAGTACTAGCCCGTGTGAAAGCACTTTTAAGGCGCAGCTCCACAGCCAGCGCAGATCATCTCAATTTCGGCGATCTTCAACTCAACGGCCCAGAACGTTGCTGCACCTATGCCGGAACACCACTCAATCTCACCGTCAGAGAGTTCGACCTACTGGAGTGCTTCATGCGCAATCCACGCCAGGCCCTGAGCCGTCCTCAATTAATTCAGCACGTTTGGGGAGAGGACTACTTCGGTGACGACAACGTTGTGGATGTCTATGTGCGCTACTTACGCAAGAAGCTTGAAGACGTCGTACCCGAGCGCATTATTCAGACAATCCGCGGCATCGGGTTTGCCCTTCGGCTTGAAGCGTAA
- a CDS encoding valine--tRNA ligase — MPELAKTYDPVGTEARWQQAWESQGAFHPDPKAPGEPFSVVIPPPNVTGSLHMGHAFNTALIDTIVRYQRLAGKNVLCLPGTDHASIAVQTILEKQLKEEGKTRHDLGRDAFLERAWQWKAESGGRIVGQLRRLGYSVDWKRQRFTLDEGLSEAVKEAFVRLHEQGLIYRGEYLVNWCPASGSAVSDLEVEMKEVDGHLWHFRYPLSSGDGHLEVATTRPETMLGDTAVAVNPTDERYSHLVGQTLTLPFVGREIPIVADDHVEKDFGTGCVKVTPAHDPNDFAIGQRHGLPQITVMRKNGTMNKEAGQFEGLDRFEARKAVVAGLEELGLLVKVEDYRHSVPYSDRGKVPVEPLLSTQWFVKTEPLAARCREALEQQDPRFIPERWEKVYRDWLTDIRDWCISRQLWWGHRIPAWFVISETGGQYADTTPYVVARNEAEALEKAKAEYGAAAEIEQDEDVLDTWFSSGLWPFSTLGWPDTGRADLQRWYPTSTLVTGFDIIFFWVARMTMMAGAFTGEMPFQDVYIHGLVRDEQNRKMSKSAGNGIDPLLLIDRYGTDALRFALVREVAGAGQDIRLDYDRKKDTSATVEASRNFANKLWNATRFALMNLGGETPAQLGEPDPAALQLADRWILSRLARVNRETAERYGSYALGEAAKGLYEFAWNDVCDWYLELSKRRLNPGENPSAQALADQRVAKQVLAKVISQMHLMLHPLMPHLTEELWHSVTGEPETTFLALQPWPVLDETALDDGLEASFTELIAAIRVVRNLRAVAGLKPSQSVPVRFVTGRGELAAVLNQGTADITALTRAESVAVMAPAEADAAPVAKALAGVSGELQVLLPIEGLVDLEALKGRLEKDIAKAEKEIKGLAGRLGNPNFAGKAPPEVVAECRANLAEAEAQADLARKRLADLG; from the coding sequence GTGCCCGAACTGGCCAAGACCTACGACCCGGTTGGTACGGAAGCGCGCTGGCAACAGGCTTGGGAGAGCCAGGGAGCCTTTCATCCCGATCCCAAAGCGCCTGGTGAACCGTTTTCGGTGGTGATCCCGCCGCCGAACGTCACCGGCAGCCTGCACATGGGCCATGCCTTCAACACGGCCTTGATCGACACGATCGTGCGCTATCAGCGCCTGGCTGGAAAGAACGTGCTCTGCCTGCCCGGCACCGACCACGCCTCGATTGCGGTGCAGACGATCCTTGAGAAGCAGCTCAAGGAGGAAGGAAAGACCCGCCACGATCTGGGCCGCGACGCGTTCCTGGAGCGGGCCTGGCAATGGAAGGCCGAGAGCGGTGGGCGGATCGTTGGCCAGCTGCGGCGGCTGGGCTATTCCGTTGATTGGAAGCGCCAGCGCTTCACCCTCGATGAGGGCCTGAGTGAGGCGGTGAAGGAGGCCTTCGTGCGCCTGCACGAGCAGGGGCTGATTTATCGCGGTGAGTACCTGGTGAACTGGTGCCCCGCCTCCGGCTCGGCGGTGAGCGATCTCGAGGTGGAGATGAAGGAGGTGGACGGTCACCTCTGGCATTTCCGTTATCCCCTCAGCAGCGGCGACGGCCATCTGGAGGTGGCCACCACCCGGCCTGAAACGATGTTGGGTGATACTGCGGTGGCGGTGAATCCCACCGACGAGCGCTATTCCCATCTGGTGGGTCAGACCCTCACCCTGCCGTTTGTGGGGCGGGAAATTCCGATCGTGGCCGACGACCATGTGGAGAAGGATTTCGGCACCGGCTGCGTCAAGGTGACGCCCGCCCACGACCCCAACGATTTCGCCATCGGCCAGCGCCACGGTCTGCCCCAGATCACGGTGATGCGTAAGAACGGCACGATGAACAAAGAGGCGGGCCAGTTCGAGGGGCTGGATCGCTTCGAGGCCCGCAAGGCCGTGGTGGCTGGTCTGGAGGAGCTGGGGCTGCTGGTGAAGGTGGAGGACTACCGCCACAGCGTTCCCTATTCCGACCGCGGCAAGGTGCCAGTGGAGCCGCTGCTCTCCACCCAGTGGTTTGTCAAAACCGAACCCCTGGCGGCCCGCTGCCGCGAAGCGCTGGAACAGCAGGATCCCCGCTTCATTCCCGAGCGTTGGGAGAAGGTGTATCGCGACTGGCTGACCGACATTCGCGACTGGTGCATCAGCCGGCAGCTCTGGTGGGGTCATCGCATCCCCGCCTGGTTCGTGATCAGCGAGACCGGCGGCCAATACGCCGACACCACGCCTTACGTGGTGGCCCGCAACGAAGCCGAAGCCCTCGAGAAAGCCAAGGCCGAGTACGGCGCGGCGGCGGAGATCGAGCAGGACGAAGACGTGCTCGACACCTGGTTCTCCAGTGGCCTCTGGCCCTTCTCCACTCTGGGTTGGCCCGATACGGGTCGTGCTGATCTGCAGCGCTGGTACCCCACCAGCACCTTGGTGACGGGCTTCGACATCATTTTCTTCTGGGTGGCCCGGATGACGATGATGGCCGGCGCGTTCACCGGCGAGATGCCGTTCCAGGACGTGTACATCCACGGCCTGGTGCGGGACGAGCAGAACCGCAAGATGAGCAAGAGCGCCGGTAACGGCATCGATCCGCTGCTGCTGATCGACCGTTACGGCACCGATGCCCTGCGCTTCGCACTGGTGCGGGAGGTGGCTGGTGCGGGTCAGGACATCCGCCTGGATTACGACCGCAAGAAAGACACCTCCGCCACGGTGGAGGCGTCGCGCAACTTCGCCAACAAGCTCTGGAATGCCACCCGCTTCGCCCTGATGAACCTGGGCGGTGAAACGCCAGCCCAGCTGGGGGAGCCAGACCCCGCAGCCCTGCAGCTGGCGGACCGTTGGATTCTCTCCCGCCTGGCCCGGGTGAACCGGGAGACGGCGGAACGCTATGGAAGCTATGCCTTGGGTGAAGCGGCCAAGGGCCTCTATGAGTTCGCCTGGAACGACGTCTGCGACTGGTATCTGGAGCTGAGCAAGCGCCGGCTCAACCCCGGTGAGAATCCCTCAGCCCAGGCCCTGGCTGATCAGCGGGTGGCCAAGCAGGTGCTGGCCAAGGTGATCAGTCAGATGCACCTGATGCTGCATCCGCTGATGCCCCACCTCACCGAGGAGCTCTGGCACAGCGTCACCGGCGAGCCGGAGACTACGTTCCTGGCCCTGCAGCCCTGGCCGGTGCTGGATGAAACCGCTCTGGATGACGGGTTGGAAGCGTCTTTCACTGAGCTGATCGCTGCCATCCGAGTGGTGCGCAACCTGCGGGCGGTGGCCGGTCTCAAGCCCTCCCAATCGGTGCCGGTGCGCTTCGTCACCGGCCGCGGCGAGCTTGCTGCTGTGCTCAACCAGGGCACGGCCGACATCACGGCCCTGACGCGGGCGGAGTCGGTGGCGGTGATGGCGCCGGCAGAGGCGGATGCGGCTCCGGTGGCCAAGGCCCTGGCGGGGGTGAGCGGTGAGCTGCAGGTGCTGCTGCCGATCGAAGGCCTGGTGGATCTCGAGGCACTCAAGGGCCGCCTGGAAAAAGACATCGCCAAGGCCGAGAAGGAGATCAAGGGCCTGGCGGGCCGGCTTGGGAATCCCAACTTTGCTGGCAAGGCGCCGCCGGAGGTGGTGGCAGAGTGCCGCGCCAATCTCGCGGAAGCCGAAGCTCAGGCGGACCTGGCTCGTAAGCGCTTGGCGGATCTGGGTTGA
- a CDS encoding sugar ABC transporter substrate-binding protein: MASASPPSIVNLRISAGLLLVALVLSGCSALSGSKPVMLYMAMVIGKDDRISSDTQRDARKRVDLIVSSFQKLYPNVQVQLALYQRSKLISELRRRNAADLGPDLVLTDAQQAKDLLREGLTDPLPQTERNTVQTDPTLMEQVRLTDGRLAGQPLVMFPQIACFNTQVIQKPPETLNELLEVGAAGARVGLPVNMDEVLWTAGSLNALPALAAASRNQALSAEERDRITGWLTWLQQASNQRNISFFENQGQLTTLLGRRELDWISCTSDMFFRLREQLGDDFGIAPLPNGPDAPAAPVHLLRVLALGRDSSSSQRSMAIALSDYVTNPLVQRNLSLLSMSFVPVNPDVMIPTKSSKTLASLEKALQASQVQGDNLNAIDQDGPLSRRMTNLLIPLVFGVSQPRTSTDELIPILGQGS, from the coding sequence ATGGCGTCAGCATCTCCACCCTCCATCGTGAATCTGCGGATCTCAGCTGGACTGCTGCTTGTTGCCCTGGTTCTGAGTGGTTGCAGCGCGTTGTCCGGCAGCAAACCGGTGATGCTGTACATGGCCATGGTGATTGGCAAAGACGACCGCATCAGCAGCGACACCCAGAGAGACGCAAGAAAACGGGTCGATCTGATCGTGTCGAGCTTTCAGAAGCTCTATCCAAATGTTCAGGTGCAGCTGGCTCTCTACCAGCGCTCGAAGTTGATCTCCGAACTGCGCAGGCGCAACGCCGCTGATCTTGGACCCGACCTGGTGCTCACCGATGCCCAGCAGGCGAAAGACCTGCTTCGCGAAGGACTCACGGACCCCTTGCCCCAGACCGAGCGCAACACGGTTCAGACCGATCCCACCCTCATGGAACAGGTGCGTCTCACCGATGGGCGCCTCGCCGGGCAGCCCTTGGTGATGTTCCCCCAAATCGCCTGTTTCAACACCCAGGTGATCCAAAAGCCACCGGAAACCTTGAACGAACTGCTGGAAGTCGGTGCTGCCGGCGCCCGCGTGGGTCTTCCCGTGAACATGGACGAGGTGTTGTGGACAGCAGGAAGCCTCAACGCTTTGCCAGCACTGGCTGCAGCCTCCCGAAACCAGGCATTGTCAGCAGAAGAACGCGATCGCATCACTGGTTGGCTGACCTGGCTTCAACAAGCGAGCAATCAACGCAATATCAGTTTCTTTGAAAACCAAGGACAGCTGACCACACTGCTTGGCAGGCGTGAACTGGATTGGATCAGCTGCACTTCAGACATGTTCTTTCGTCTGCGAGAGCAACTCGGCGACGACTTCGGAATCGCTCCCTTGCCCAATGGGCCCGACGCACCCGCCGCACCAGTACATCTGCTGCGTGTTCTGGCCCTGGGCCGGGACTCCAGCAGCAGCCAACGCTCCATGGCGATTGCACTGAGCGATTACGTCACCAATCCGCTGGTCCAGAGAAATCTCTCGCTGTTATCAATGTCGTTCGTGCCCGTGAATCCAGACGTAATGATTCCCACGAAAAGCTCAAAAACGCTGGCATCACTAGAAAAGGCGCTCCAAGCATCGCAAGTTCAAGGCGACAATCTGAACGCGATTGACCAAGACGGACCGCTCTCCAGGCGGATGACCAACCTGCTGATTCCGCTCGTGTTCGGTGTCAGCCAGCCGCGAACGAGCACGGATGAACTGATTCCGATTCTGGGCCAGGGGTCATGA